The stretch of DNA tggagagactaTGCCACAGCCTGCAAgaagagtctttattttatagccagattccaccaGGCAAAGTGCTCAAGGTATTTACAATGGTCTCTGGGATttcaaatctactcaattacatgcacctgaactctatcaagcttttttttttagcctACCTCACTTAGCCACAGGGGACCACAGGTTTGTACCATAAAGTCAGGCTTACAACCATAACCTTTatctataattgtgctgggagggctttgccctccaagctgggacttgcacgtggctttgccacgagagcacctgccctctcattagtccgtgGCTTGAACCTATCCAaatgctgtagccgctctccacacttcCCCAGACACAACGCTGCCTGAGAGGCCTTCCCAGGACAGGGTACCCAGAGGGTTCCAATCCGTAAAGGAAGGCCCGGCCCCTGGAGAATAGAATGTGAAGTCCCCCGACAGAGGCCACTGGCCAGGACTCCCCGCCTCGCCTACCCAGTGGCAGGCTCTGATCTGTCCACAATCCCCCACTCAGTGCTGGTGGGTTCCCATCTGAACTTGAAATCCACGAATTCCTCCTCCTGGGCAGCAGAAACCACAAGCCCAGCCACACTCCCCTCTTCCTCCAAAGGCAGGCAGCCCGTCCTGGGTTAGGAGTTGGTCCTtgcaattgtttttaaaaatcagggtaAAATTTAAATCACATAAAGCATGATAGGTTAACGATGCATGAGCTCAATTCAGTGCTATTAATTGCagtcacactgttgtgcaaccgtCACCACTATCTTGCTCCAAATCATTGCACCACTCCAAACAGAAACTGTGTAAGCACTCCTCagtatctcccctcccccaactgctgcTATTCTATTCAACCTCCTGTCTCAGTCAATTTGCCTACTCtaaacatttttcctttattattgattttcttttttagagagggagggagagagcgaaaCATGGATCTGATAATtacacggatcggctgcctcctgcacgccccccactgggactGAGGCTCCATGTGCAGTATTGGGAATGGAAAGGGTGACCTGTTGGTGCAGGGAAGACGCTCAACCTATTGAACCACCCCAGCCGGGCTGTTTTCTTTACTTTGAACTTGTATTTGCTGAGAGTATTGCAGACTTCTGCCAtttcccctctctgcccctctccacccacctGCCACCCAAGCCCTGTCTCAACCCTGTCTATTGTCTAAGAATATATGCCTATAAGTTCTGGATTCATCTCTTCtcgccctccctccaccttcacTCTGAGATCTGTCCTTCTGTTCCATGCGTCCATATCTATGGATCTGTTTATTcgtcagtttatttggttcattggattccacatgagtgagatcatgtgatacttgtcttcctcccactggcttatttcactcagcgtggtactctccaggtccctcccggCTGTCCCAAAGGgtcagagttccttctttttactgctgttTAGTAATCCCTGGtggaaatgtaccacagctttttatccactcgtctactgatgggcactcgggctgtTAACAAACGCACCCTCAAGCCCTTTGCTCCCGGTCCTCACCCTCCCGGCCCGGCCTGCCCGGCTCCTGCTGCCCACTGTCCTGCCGCCTCCCCACTCCATCCCAGGAGACCTGGGCTCTGGGTCAGTGGGCAGCCAGCTTGGCCGGTGTCTGTGGATCCATGtggtgctgggcagccccaggcgTGACGTCAGCCGGGCTGTGGCCTGCGGACAAGCACCGGCTCCTGGGGCCCAGATGAGGGGGCGCTAGCCGGGGAGGGCTGTGCTGTCCCCGGACTCTGAACGCACCCCCAGCCCTGGAGAGGGCAGTGCTGCCAACGCCACAAAGGCAGGAACCCTGGGCTTTGTCCCTGGAGCTTCCTCTGGGTCCCGAGTGAGACACGCTCCCCGAGCCACACGCGCCCTTCTGCTCTCACTCACTCcgctcagctctccctccctctgcctctccgcGTCCCCATTAtccctgtctctcctctgtctgtccctccctctgtctgtctctccctctgtctgtccctctgtctgtccctccctctgtctatctctccctctgtctttccctctgtctgtccctccctctgtctgtctgtctctccctctgtctgtccctctgtctgtccctccctctgtctgtctctccctctgtctgttcctccctctgtctgtccctccctctgtctgtccctccctctgtctctccctctgtctgtctgtctctccctctgtctgtccctctgtctgtccctccctctgtctgtctctccctctgtctgttcctccctctgtctgtccctccctctgtctgtccctccctctgtctctccctctgtctgtctgtctctccctctgtctgtccctctgtctgtccccctctctgtctctgctGTGCCCCAGGTCGTGGTGCATTTCTGAAGCCAGGAGCTTCCTCTTCCTCAGGGAAGCCACCAGGCTGGGcgggagccccctccctccccacctgtgcccacctgagcctccagtcctgcctcccagggctgctggtgCTGAGTGTGAGGTGTGCCCTCCCTGAGGGCAGGATCACCCCCCTGTGCTGCTCTGGGTCCCCACACCCAGCTCGGACTGCTCACCAGTGGGCCCTCGGACCCAGGCTCAGCCACGTGGCTGCCCAGGAGCACACAGCCCTCTCTGTCCCGGAAGCCACATGCCCATGCCCTATGACCTCCCTTTGCTGAGCTCCGGAGCTCcaggtgggggccaggcagggccaggagggaagCAGGCCCACTTCTCTGGGGTGAGCCCGGGCCCTTGTAAAGGAGCCACCATGCAGGGCACTGTGCTCCCAGCTGAGCCCCTGtacccctggcctgggccacctGACTATTCCCAGTGAGCGGCCCAGGGGCACTGTGGGCACCAGGCACCCGGATCAGCAGGTCCTGGGCAAGGAGGACCTTCCCTACACCCATGCACACGTGcatgcgtgtgtgagtgtgtgtgcatgtgtgtgcacacatcttCATGACTTGGATCCGCCTGAGCCTACCTGTAAAAACAGCTATGctagtgtgtgtgtttgcttgtgtgtgcgtgtgtgtgtgtgtgtgtgtgtgtgtgtgtgtgtttgtgtgtgtgtgagtgtgtgtacccACACAAGCATGACCTTGGCCCTGAGCCTGGCTGGGAACGGTAGCTATCCTGGCCACAGGTATACTgcctggaggaaggggcagagggaggaggaggggaagagaaccAGCCACAGGCAGCTACCGGCCCCGGCTCCCGGATGTCTCCCGGATGGCTCCCGCCCCATAAATACCCACATCCAGAGGCAGGGCCACCCCGAGGCAGGCCACGCACCATGGGGCGCCCGGAGCTGGCTGTCCTAGGCCTCGCCTGCTGCTTGGCAGGAGTGAGCGCAGCAAAGGTAAGTGAGAGCCCAGCGGACTCGGCAGGAGACCTTCCGCACCCCTAACccggcctgggacctgggacggCTCCgcggagggggcaggcaggtgggcgctGGCACAAAGAGCCCCCGAgagcccacagccagcccagcgCTTCCCTGGCCCTTCCTCTGCGCTCCTGCCTTCGCGCTCACAGGCTGGCGCCGCGCAGCTGACAGCCAGGACGCCCAGGAGCTCCAATGTCAGGACCAGGAGGAAGGGCTGGCCAGGCGCTCCAGGGCACAGGGGCCCTTTCACCAACACAAACAAGGCCCCTGCCCCGCAGCCCCAGAGTCACTGGGCCCTCAGGGCTGATCTGCGCATCTGCCTGGgcctccagggccctgggctcGCCCTCTGCCCGGGGGTGGCCATGGCCCGGCTCAGAAGGGCGCTGGGCCCTGAGCAGGCCGGCAGTTTGCCCATCACAGCCCCGGCGTCGGAACAGGAGTCTGGACCTCGGTCTAGTTCAACACGGAGCCCCGACCCGGCCCCTGAGAGGAGGTGACACCCACCTGCTTGCCAGTGGTTGGGCCCCTCCAGGGGGAGTCGGGAGCCTCGGGGCACCTACAGGATCCCTTCCCTCAGGGCCCTGCcaggggtgagggcggggctTCCACAGGAACCCACAGCTCCAGGCAGGCGTGATTGGGGCCCCACCTGGAGGCTGTCTGGACCCCTAGAACCTGCTGGGGtcaccccaccccactggcccACCCCGCCTGCGCCCCTgagcctgccctctccccagctgggcgTGGTGCACACGGAAGGCGGCTTCGTGGAGGGCGTCAACAAGAAGCTCGGCCTCTTGGGCATCGGCGGCCGCTCTGTGGACGTCTTCAAGGGCATCCCCTTCGCCGCCCCGCCCAAGGCCCTGGAGAACCCCCAGCGGCACCCCGGCTGgcaaggtgggagtgggggtgggggctgggctggccctgtgCCCGGGGTGGCGGTGGGGTCACCATCCTCACACCAGCCCCTCTGGTCACCCCACAGGGACCCTGAAGGCTAAGGAGTTCAAGCAGAAATGCCTGCAAGTCACTGACACCCTGGAGGATACCGAGGGCTCTGAGGACTGCCTCTACCTCAACATCTGGGTCCCCCAGGGCCAGAAGGAAGGTGCGCCCCCCTGTGCCCTCCAGGTCCCCGAACCTGCAGAAAGCACCCAGGCAGccagaggcccagccctgccccaccccttgggtgtggggggggggggggcctccagaGCTGAAATTCCTGAAACAAGCACCCAGAGGGGGTCAGAAGGTGACAGCTGGCGTCGCCGGGCCTgtctcctgcctcagtttcccagaaCCTGCCTGTCATGATCTGGATCTACGGAGGATCCTTCCTCATGGGCTCTGCCCAGGAATTCAGCTTCTTCAGTGACTACCTGTACGACGGGGGGGAGATCACCACGCGGGGCAGCGTCATCGTGGTCACCTTCAACTACCGCCTCGGGCCGCTGGGCTTCCTCAGCACTGGGGACGCCCACCTGCCAGGTGTGCCGGGCGCCTGGGCCGGGGGTGAGGGAGCTGGTGGGGGGCCCTTCAGCATCGCATTCTCCCAACAGCTCCTGACAGTCTCCCAGAAAGACCCAGAATTCTACTGGCAGCACAGGAAGCTGGGGATGGACAGTGAGACACAGGAGCCCATCGGCAGGTGTAGCGAGAGAAGAGGCTGCCCGCCAGCCAggcagggacccagggagaccagggagcggggacagggacccagggagaccagggagcggggacagagacccagggagaccagggagtggggagagggacccagggagaccagggagcggggacagggacccagggagaccagggagcggggacagggacccagggagaccagggagcggggacagggacccagggagaccagggagcggggacagggacccagggagaccagggagcggggacagggacccagggagaccagggagcggggacagggacccagggagaccagggagcggggacagggacccaggggaGACAGAAGATGAGACACTGAAGTGTTGACTCAGGGTACACAGAGCCGTAGGACAGACAGACAACAAGAGGGACGGTGTCAGGGAGAAATGAGCAGCCTGGCCCTCCTGCTGCTGGTCCCCTGcctgagccccaccccctccagcaccTCATTCCACAGCCTCCTGGGACCCGCCGTGCGCCATcctggggcttgacaggggtctCCACATGGAGGaagctctgcccccaccccagtccctcatgggctcccccacccgccccaggtAACTACGGCCTTCGGGACCAGCACATGGCCATCGCGTGGGTGAAGAGGAACATTGCAGCCTTCGGGGGGGACCCCAACAACATCACCATCTTTGGGGAATCAGCCGGAGGTGCCAGCGTCTCTCTGCAGGTCTGGGGACTCTGGGAGGGCAGGCCTTCCTCCCATGGTGTTGGGGAGAACAAAGCAAGGAGATGATGGCGGCTGGGGGTGCTAAGCTGATGGGAATTGGGCAAAGCTGATAGGGGTGAGGAGGAGCTAATGGAAGCTGGGGGAGCTGATGAGAGTTGGAGTAGTTGATGGTGGCTGGGGAAGCTGATGGGAACTGGGGGAGCTCGTGGGTCTGGGGGAGCTAATGGGAACACAGGAGCTGATGGGGCTGGCGGAGCTGATGGGAACTGGGGGAGCTACTGGGGGTTGGAGGAGCtaatgggggctgggggaggtaatgggggatgGAGGAGTTGATGTTGGCTGGGGGAGCTGGTGCGGGCTGTGGGAAGATGTGGGGCTATGGGGAACAGCATCATGCTGACAGTCTAGCTGTGCTTAGTGGAGCCCGGGTGGGCAGGAAAGGCGAGGCCATGGTGACAGGACCTGTGTGTGTCGCAGACCCTCTCTCCCTACAACAAGGGCCTCATCCAGCGAGCCATCAGCCAGAGCGGCGTGGCGCTGGCCTCCTGGGCCATCCAGAAGGACCCTCTGTCCTGGGccaagagggtaaaggggagcagcggtgggggaggggctcggTTACCTCCTTTCCATGCCCTGTCCCAGTCTCTATGGCCGACTGCCCTGCACTGGCCTCACCCACCTGTCTCCCCACAAATCCCCAGATCGCCAAGAAGGTGGGCTGCCCCCTGGACGATACCGCCAGGATGGCCGAGTGTCTGAAGGTTACCGACCCCCGGGCTCTGACGCTGGCCTATAAGATACCCCTGGTGGGCCAGGAGTGTGAGTGGGGGCTCCACATGGGGGGACGGCCATGCTCCCAAAGAAGTGAGGATTGAGGGGCTGCTGCCGGGCCCGTCACCCGCGCATGGCGTCCCTGGGAGCCCGGTGCCGCCAGGGCCTTGGTTGCCTCCGTGGCCTCGACTGGCTGTGCCGCGGGCGCCATCCCTCCCTCTGATCCTCCCTGGGTCCTGACCCCTTTGGGAAGCTGGTGCACCTTGTCCCCCAACAACGGGCAGAAACGGTCATTTGCACCCACTCTTAGGGAGCTCAGGCGCAGTGGCTGTCAGCGGGACGGTGTGGCCCAGGGAGCCTGTGGCAGTCTGCACACAGTCCGGGCTGCCACCCTGGGGAGAGGGACATCGGGCGGACGGGGCCAGGGAAGCTGCTCCACACGCGCAGGGCAGCCCAGGACATGGAATGATCCGGGCCCCATGTCAGGGGACAGGCTGAGGACCCTGGTCTGGATCCGAGGAGGCAGGGGCTGTCCCCGGGTCTGGGGCCTGGAAAGTGGCTCTGGAAGGTGCGAGGACCCCTGCTCTCCACTCAGACCCCATAATGTACTACCTGGGCCTCATGCCTGTCATTGATGGAGACTTCATCCCCGACGACCCCATCAACCTTTTCGCCAACGCGGCCGACATCGACTACATCGCTGGCACCAGCAACATGGACGGCTACCACTTTGCCAGCATTGACCTGCCGGCCGTCAACGTGGACAACCAGACCGTCATGGGGTGAGTGGGGCGCAGGCCCAGGGTGTGCCTGGGGGCCTCTTGGGGAGGCATCAGCTGGAGAAGGAGGTTGGCAGGAGTAGGGGGCCATCTGCAGGGCCCTGGCAGGGCGCCGGGGGGATGCCTCCCACagccagggtccagggtccagtgCCGGCTTGTCCCCGCAGGGAGGACTTCTTCAAGCTGGTCAGCGGGTTCACCTTCGCCAAGGGGCCCAGAGGTGCCAACGCCACCTTTGACTTCTACACGGCGTCCTGGGCCCAGGACTCCTCCCAGGAGGCCAAGAAGAAGACGGTGGTGGACTTGGAGACCGACATTGGCTTCCTGATGCCCACGAAGAGGACCGtggcccagcacagagccagcgCCAAGtgagggccggggcaggggacgcCCACCTGGGTCACCCACCTGCCCGGGAGGCCTCTCGAGGGGGCAGCACAGGGAGTCAGGGAGCCCCAGGAAAGCTGTGATTGGGTCCCAACGGTGCCTGCACCACCTGCCTTGCTCAGGTCTGAGGAGACTGGAGAaagcccctcctcacctcccagctcaggggcctttACAGAGCCCTCCTCCTGCTACTGGGAAACCCCGGTTGGGCTCGGGCTGCCTGTCCCTGTGTCCAGTAACGAAGGCCGGTGGCATCCTATGAGGCCTTTATTGAGAAGgcagccaaccaagaagacagggcgctTACAAGCATCAAATCCTGTGATCCAGCAGGTGCAGGGACAGGACTAtaaaggggagggggctggggagctaTGTGCAGCCATGGGGGTCCACAGACCTCAGCGATTATAGTCATCAcacgagatgatgtggatgagatgatgtggatgagatgatgtggatgagatgatgtggatgacaTGATGTTTTCACTCCTGGTGGGTCTGTCTGTCCCTGCTtatcggttctgcttgctggattcacagctgagtcacctccttcATTGCTTTGCACAGGCCTtcaaaggaaacttaagaaaactTAACCCCTATTCACATCAATGTACGTGTTCTAAGACTGAAAATGATAGGGTTACTTTTCAGATTAAGTCAGGTGCTCTATCCACCGGGTTGTAAGTCCCCCATTCACTCagcccacaggcctcccctgcaGAGTCCGCAgcctccccgcagcccccaggCTGAGGGGTACAGAACACGGGGTGATGCTCTCTGTTGTGGGTTTGGAGTTGGCCAACATTCAAAACAACTCTGGCCTGCGGCCACCTGGTCAACCTCCAGTGAAAATGAGAAGGATGTTAGGGATGCTTCCTCGGAAGGGAGAGAAGACGATGCCCGGGAAGAGTAGGCAGAAAGCTTGTCGCAACTACAGGAACTTGAGCTCTTCATGGGGCGGCACAGCTCTGTTCCCGCCGAAGACACAAATTCATCTGCGGAGAAAAGGGGGGAAGACGCCTCGATAAGTTTTGTGGAGCGAAGAGTGAATGCACCTGAAATCCCAGAACCacaaccccaggccttcccttccGGGTGCAGGGACCCAGGGCCCTCCTGAGTCCGGGGATTTCCCGGCCCCGCCCTGCTCTCCCCAtggcctccctccagggcccagcTCTGGGTGGGCAGCCCAGGTGAgctccctgccaacctgggccgtgtccctccctcctcaggaGTGCCCGGACCTACACCTACCTGTTCTCCCACCCCACTCGCATTCCGTTGTTACCCAGCTGGGTGGGCGCCGACCACACCACTGACCTCCAGTATGTGTTTGGGAAGCCCTTCGACAACCCCCTGGGCTACCGGCCCCAAGACAGGACTGTCTCCCAAACCGTGATCGCCTACTGGACCAACTTTGCCAGGACTGGGTAAGGCGGGTGAGGCTGGGCCGGTCTCCTGCCACCTGGGCCCCACATGCCTGTCCCCTCTCCTACACttgacctccctgagcctcagtacCCCCCTCTGTGTGTGAGGATAGAGCTACTGGTTGGGCACAGAACACGTACATGCCCAGCCAGTACCCAGGACAGTGAGGTGCCCTGGTGGTTCGGGTCAGCATGGAGGCCTCCCGTGAGCCCTCAGACCCCACACAGCCTTTCTCTCATGTGCAGGGACCCCAACAAGGGCCACTCGGCTGTGCCCACCCAGTGGGATCCCTACACCCAAGAAAACGACAACTACCTGGAGATTAACAAGAAGATGGACGGCCAGTCCCTGAAACAGCACCTGAGGAGCAGCTACCTGCAGTACTGGACCCAGACCTACCAGGCCCTGCCCACCGTGACCGGAGACGGGGCCGCCCCCCTGCCGCCCTCGGACGACTCTGAAGCCATTCCCTGAGCCCCCATTGGTGACTCTGAGGGGGCTCAGATGCCCGCAGCCATTGGCGTCTAATGTCCTTGCCCAAGAGGCCACAGGTGGGACCCAGGGAGCCCACCTCCCGCCCAGCTCTTCCTGAATAAAGCCGCATCTCTCTGGCAACCCGCTTTGCCCTCATGACCGCAACCTCCCGCCCAGTCTCTGCCCGTGTCCGGCTCCGGGGGTGGTGCCCCCTCAGTTAACAGGAGGAGAGAGGGTCAGAGAAGGGTCAGCCCTGAGTGGGGAGCGGGCCCCGTGGGCAGTTGCCTCTGGACCAGTGGGCCCAGCTTCGGCCACGTCCTCGGGATGCGGGGAGCAGGCTCTGTGTTCCGGGGTCTGGGAATGGCCTGGGAGAGAAACGCATTCGCCTCCAGCTGCATCCCAGGCAGAGACAGTAACGCATCCCGCTGGGCTCAGAGCAGAGGGTACCAGGGCTGGGCCGTGGGTGCCCCCCGCTGGGCCAGGGTGCTGCCCGCTGGCTCTGGCAGAGTCcggaggggagcaggaggcagaggtgagaCGCAGGGCCATGGCCACCTCAGCAAGGTCTGGGACCGGGCACCGCCTGCACCGAGGGCTCCCCCTCCTGACCTCACATGGCATGAGCAGTGGGCACTGTGGACACCCCGTTGTAGACAGTgactgtgagaaatgctcacctgtcccaACTCTAATGACACTCGGAGACAGAAGTGCAGTGAAAGGAGACCTTGAATGCGGTCTCCAGAGCGGGTGTCCGCCCAGCTGTACACGCACCCCCGGGGCGGGAACACAGCCCATTTATCCGGCCCCTCCTCcggctcctcattggctgagtactccGGGCTCACCTGTTTCCTGACATGTCTACTAGGTCCTCCCATTGGGCCCTTTAAGAAAATTGGactgaggccttttctagttgccCCCCCTACCCCGGTCTAGCTGAGTCCGGTGCCTCAAGGGTGTCCACCATGATGCTGGCCCACGCCCACGGGTCCTTGGTCTCACATcctatccctccccctcccttctctgtgtCTGGGGAGATTCAGCCACCGCTCCCATCAGAAGCTGACCATGCTGGCCATTTCCTACAGTGCCAGGGCTCCAGGAGGGGCCAcgtgccccaggccctcacagcGAGGACTCACGCCCACGTCTGAGACTCCAAAGCTCACCGTGTCAGCTCAGAGCGGGCATGAGGGCTCAGAGGAGAGAGGGttcctgattgggggtggggtatGGCAGGGGCAGCTCTAGGGACCACCCGGCCAGCCTGATGCACACGGTCCCGTGTTTCCCTGGCCAGGCAGTGGGTACAGCGGGCAGTGTTGGGGCTgttcctccccgccctccctgccccatcc from Eptesicus fuscus isolate TK198812 chromosome 15, DD_ASM_mEF_20220401, whole genome shotgun sequence encodes:
- the LOC129151600 gene encoding bile salt-activated lipase-like; this translates as MGRPELAVLGLACCLAGVSAAKLGVVHTEGGFVEGVNKKLGLLGIGGRSVDVFKGIPFAAPPKALENPQRHPGWQGTLKAKEFKQKCLQVTDTLEDTEGSEDCLYLNIWVPQGQKEVSQNLPVMIWIYGGSFLMGSAQEFSFFSDYLYDGGEITTRGSVIVVTFNYRLGPLGFLSTGDAHLPGNYGLRDQHMAIAWVKRNIAAFGGDPNNITIFGESAGGASVSLQTLSPYNKGLIQRAISQSGVALASWAIQKDPLSWAKRIAKKVGCPLDDTARMAECLKVTDPRALTLAYKIPLVGQEYPIMYYLGLMPVIDGDFIPDDPINLFANAADIDYIAGTSNMDGYHFASIDLPAVNVDNQTVMGEDFFKLVSGFTFAKGPRGANATFDFYTASWAQDSSQEAKKKTVVDLETDIGFLMPTKRTVAQHRASAKSARTYTYLFSHPTRIPLLPSWVGADHTTDLQYVFGKPFDNPLGYRPQDRTVSQTVIAYWTNFARTGDPNKGHSAVPTQWDPYTQENDNYLEINKKMDGQSLKQHLRSSYLQYWTQTYQALPTVTGDGAAPLPPSDDSEAIP